One region of Oreochromis aureus strain Israel breed Guangdong linkage group 19, ZZ_aureus, whole genome shotgun sequence genomic DNA includes:
- the LOC116325294 gene encoding zinc finger MYM-type protein 4-like isoform X2 yields MVKISEVSSEKRKSIVYLHTLGHSVRQISKKINVPSSTIQYIIRKFKNDGLITENRRRSGRPRKTKARSITHEEHMSRVFDEVMGLGDFADSSRGSNASSKSGEQDETKGVDQTSGQEEQQPMEEEEEVEEENSNCSRKEEKIDKGAGESSLPRIASPTSDPQDSFKMGSSDGGGGRGGSGAAAFDDALDGLPSFGQEEDDEDWHFALPMGTLEDVDVDKAGRKSTQQANSEAPSNTFGSEPKVGEEEEEEEEQEERAGSTGSANTFHSSQDNSRDAGVLNQTEETEDSEQEETSEAAPVEDSNTPISPSVNIKEEPIDEGYDAALLPQSSIRQIKEELEHQEEELRISSVFSVGGGNTFASPTMPAAVPAPAPTAIFIPGRGAVLQAMAPLPIRPPVPLPTSLPALTPIPPRPPQPPVPGSVRCSGCSKVLLKGQTAFQRKGSTQLFCSTVCLTGHLPLPTKNRSCFQCNREIVQPRDMITIPTDDSTFMHFCGQFCLSVFRHKKKQTDKLPDKWVDKRVERKPEKPPEKPADRQTDRPFCSVCKVSNKPIEHEVTHQGRLHRLCSDACFVTWRKIRQLAMNCCEGCGLYCNTKSGSCQTLTIERSQLNFCGPTCISTYKQTCRKTTECAYCHKTVVVSTTIMERDQKGKVQLYCSVVCVEQSRPPQHNLTGTPFPCSLCKVTAVPQYHLAMVDGTIRNFCSYTCVSIFRKSGHISQPDLTNGASSLRDPSVRDAPKPGPSAGASSVPPVPQDYPSSVPYPGNHPSHTSVPPLVPPHPAISSSPSVPGQTQAGQPLKPAEGRLGDTSKLTCHQCSKQFNTKPLLFSHQGRISVFCSKMCCEQYKTHKNILAVCEWCKQDKVIFDTIAYNQQDLVFCSENCKLLFKHDLTSRSKEHAWRPCTYCSGIAQKMLHSHYGGKLEEFCRPHCMSQYTVLYYGMGRCDSCRKQGYMTEKLQCLGSVRNFCNLPCLQQYCHLHFETSQHSSSNGTAPQTPYAPAPTQPHHSSKMNPVIADVVSLANGSATQPSVSADTTLTGALPTSNVDGKNLDHASTQTDAMRVPSSRRRQMKNKSVLCRPFTMDQESMCQLPSTESGAGEENVKVLMVPVPVPVFIPVPMNMYSQHTPVPLPMPMPVPVPMMVPPLNKDTKDAAVQSEASLVEEETQRDESGADQNTSESGDMKSEVVAPTIPHHAETLREEEDQADLPLTQISEKNPEAADPEPETSQITTDPPASCADDQPPTSPMMDLENDFPSKSLDQKSCAPQRGVKRPREGSSGRKRGRRRTGSLERGTAMAPSAASKLNHLYGVKAWRSWVQQRNKQPQKSDPVEVKEDVLDCNSAELSFGLSCFIKEVRRPNGEPYSPDSIFYLCLGIQQHLFMMGRIENIFTDQLYNQFASEISGMLQLWKPKLLPSGGVVSSRVEESYLWECKQLGAYSPIVLLNTLLFFCTKYFHFNTVEKHQRLSFSNFTRHSKPCSRAGKVYYLRFQRSSTSAPSSEETERLRKRQTENEGDLEMMENVTNPLHCPVRLYEFYLSRCPESVKKKTNMFYLQPEQNVHTHRSECRYYPSFVVNTCGRCFLNRLWVSCYFCFCIFYKSNTSVSISVLCDQHKLTRQDFLVILHNFFEGGSGPAL; encoded by the exons CATGAGGAGCACATGTCCAGGGTGTTTGACGAGGTGATGGGGCTGGGAGACTTCGCCGACTCCTCCAGGGGCTCCAATGCATCCTCCAAGAGTGGTGAACAGGACGAGACGAAGGGAGTGGACCAAACTTCAGGACAAGAGGAGCAACAAcccatggaggaggaggaggaggtagaGGAGGAGAATAGCAACTGCAgcaggaaagaagaaaagataGACAAAGGGGCGGGCGAGTCATCACTTCCTCGCATTGCCTCGCCCACCTCTGACCCACAGGATTCTTTTAAAATGGGGAGCAGCGACGGGGGAGGTGGACGAGGAGGAAGCGGGGCGGCAGCGTTTGATGACGCGCTGGATGGCCTTCCTTCATTTGGGCAggaggaagatgatgaagaCTGGCACTTTGCCCTGCCCATGGGCACCCTGGAGGATGTAGACGTGGATAAGGCCGGCAGGAAAAGTACCCAGCAGGCGAACAGCGAAGCTCCGAGCAATACCTTCGGTTCTGAGCCAAAAgtaggggaggaggaggaagaggaggaggagcaagaAGAGAGGGCAGGGAGCACCGGTTCCGCCAACACCTTCCACTCGTCACAAGACAACAGCAGAG ATGCAGGCGTCTTGAACCAGACAGAGGAGACGGAAGACAGTGAACAGGAAGAG ACGTCAGAGGCAGCTCCGGTGGAGGACAGCAATACCCCGATCTCGCCGAGTGTGAATATAAAAGAGGAACCTATTGATGAAGGCTACGATGCTGCGTTATTGCCTCAGAGCTCCATCAGACAGATCAAAGAGGAGCTCGAACACCAGGAG GAGGAGCTGAGGATCAGCTCCGTCTTCTCCGTAGGTGGAGGCAACACCTTTGCCTCTCCTACCA TGCCAGCAGCAGTCCCAGCCCCAGCTCCGACTGCCATTTTTATCCCTGGTAGAGGAGCTGTCCTACAAGCCATGGCTCCCCTCCCCATCAGACCTCCAGTTCCACTCCCAACTTCACTACCAGCTCTGACACCAATACCGCCACGCCCACCACAACCCCCAGTTCCTGGTAGCGTTCGCTGCAGCGGCTGCTCTAAG GTTCTGCTGAAAGGTCAAACAGCTTTCCAGAGAAAAGGATCAACGCAGCTCTTCTGCTCCACCGTATGTCTGACAGGCCATCTTCCTCTGCCCACTAAAAACCGAAGCTGTTTCCAGTGCAACAG GGAGATTGTCCAGCCCAGGGACATGATCACGATCCCAACAGACGACAGCACCTTCATGCACTTTTGCGGCCAGTTCTGTTTATCCGTCTTTAGACACAAGAAGAAACAGACTGACAAGCTTCCTGACAAATGGGTCGATAAACGAGTGGAGAGAAAGCCAGAGAAGCCGCCAGAGAAACCAGCAGACCGCCAGACTGACAGACCCTTCTGTAGTGTCTGTAAAGTCTCCAACAAG CCGATTGAGCACGAGGTCACCCATCAAGGCCGCCTACACAGACTCTGCAGCGATGCTTGCTTTGTAACCTGGCGCAAGATACGTCAGTTAGCCATGAACTGCTGCGAAGGCTGCGGTCTTTACTGTAACACCAAATCAGGTTCCTGTCAGACGCTCACAATCGAAAGGTCTCAGCTCAACTTCTGTGGTCCCACCTGCATTAGCACCTACAAACAG ACCTGTAGAAAGACAACAGAGTGCGCGTACTGTCACAAGACAGTGGTCGTATCCACCACCATCATGGAACGAGACCAGAAGGGCAAAGTTCAGCTTTACTGTTCAGTGGTCTGCGTGGAACAGAGTCGACCACCTCAGCATAATCTCACTG GTACTCCATTCCCATGTTCCCTGTGTAAAGTGACCGCCGTTCCTCAGTATCACCTGGCCATGGTGGACGGCACCATACGTAACTTCTGCTCCTACACCTGTGTGTCTATCTTCAGG AAATCTGGCCACATATCCCAGCCAGACCTGACCAATGGAGCCTCTTCTCTCAGGGACCCCTCCGTCAGAGATGCCCCCAAACCGGGGCCTTCTGCCGGAGCCAGCTCAGTCCCTCCCGTCCCTCAGGATTACCCATCCTCAGTTCCCTATCCAGGCAATCATCCCAGTCATACCTCAGTGCCCCCACTAGTGCCTCCCCATCCAGCCATCTCCTCCTCCCCTTCTGTGCCGGGACAAACGCAAGCCGGTCAGCCACTGAAACCGGCAGAGGGTCGGCTAGGTGACACCTCCAAACTGACCTGTCATCAGTGCAGCAAACAGTTCAACACCAAGCCGCTATTATTCAGTCACCAG GGTCGAATTTCTGTGTTCTGCAGTAAGATGTGCTGTGAGCAGTATAAAACCCACAAAAATATCCTTGCTGTGTGCGAGTGGTGTAAGCAGGATAAGGTGATCTTTGACACCATCGCCTACAACCAGCAGGACCTGGTCTTCTGCAGTGAAA ACTGTAAGCTGCTCTTCAAGCATGACCTGACTTCTCGTAGCAAGGAGCATGCCTGGCGTCCCTGCACCTACTGCTCTGGCATTGCGCAGAAGATGCTGCACAGTCACTACGGAGGCAAGCTGGAGGAGTTCTGCAGACCGCACTGCATGTCCCAGTACACTGTACTCTACTACGGG ATGGGTCGGTGTGACAGCTGCAGGAAGCAGGGCTACATGACGGAGAAGCTGCAGTGTTTGGGTTCGGTGCGTAACTTCTGCAACCTGCCCTGCCTACAGCAGTACTGCCACCTTCACTTTGAGACGAGCCAACACAGCAGCAGTAATGGGACGGCGCCACAGACACCATATG CTCCAGCTCCAACCCAACCCCACCACTCCTCAAAGATGAATCCAGTCATAGCTGATGTCGTCTCATTGGCCAACGGCTCCGCCACGCAGCCCAGCGTGTCAGCAGATACCACTCTGACTG GAGCTCTACCAACCTCCAATGTAGACGGCAAGAATCTCGACCAC GCCAGTACCCAGACCGATGCCATGCGTGTGCCTTCATCCCGTCGACGTCAGATGAAGAACAAGTCCGTTCTGTGCAGGCCCTTCACCATGGACCAAGAGAGCATGTGCCAGCTGCCTTCCACTGAATCAGGAG caggagaggagaACGTGAAGGTGTTAATGGTTCCAGTCCCAGTGCCGGTCTTTATTCCAGTGCCTATGAACATGTATTCCCAGCACACACCTGTTCCACTGCCTATGCCCATGCCT gtTCCAGTACCCATGATGGTTCCACCACTGAACAAGGACACGAAAGATGCAGCTGTCCAGTCAGAGGCGTCTTTGGTGGAGGAAGAAACTCAAAGAGATGAGTCCGGTGCAG ACCAGAACACCTCTGAGAGTGGAGACATGAAGTCTGAAGTGGTCGCTCCCACAATCCCTCATCACGCGGAAACTCTGAGGGAAGAAGAAGACCAAGCTGACCTACCACTCACTCAGATTTCAGAGAAGAATCCAGAGGCAGCTGATCCAGAGCCGGAGACGAGCCAAATCACAACCGACCCTCCTGCCAGCTGTGCCGACGATCAACCACCAACCTCCCCGATGATGGACTTGGAAAATGACTTCCCTTCTA agTCGCTGGATCAGAAGTCATGTGCTCCACAGCGAGGAGTGAAGAGACCCAGAGAGGGCTCGTCCGGCCGGAAACGG GGTCGGAGGCGGACTGGTTCTCTGGAGCGTGGCACAGCCATGGCACCTTCTGCCGCCTCCAAACTGAACCACCTGTACGGGGTTAAAGCCTGGAGAAGCTGGGTCCAGCAACGCAACAAGCAGCCACAAAAAT CCGATCCAGTTGAAGTGAAAGAAGACGTCCTTGACTGCAACTCCGCTGAGCTGAGCTTTGGTCTGTCTTGCTTCATCAAAGAAGTGCGACGGCCCAACGGAGAGCCCTACAGCCCGGACAGCATCTTCTACCTCTGTCTAGGGATACAACAG CATCTGTTTATGATGGGTCGCATAGAGAACATCTTCACCGACCAGCTGTACAATCAGTTTGCCTCCGAGATCTCTGGGATGCTTCAACTCTGGAAACCAAAACTACTACCTAGTG GTGGCGTTGTTTCCTCCCGTGTCGAGGAGTCCTACCTGTGGGAGTGTAAGCAGCTGGGCGCCTACTCACCCATAGTGTTGCTCAACACCTTGCTCTTCTTCTGCACCAAATACTTCCACTTCAACACCGTGGAGAAGCACCAGCGCCTGTCTTTTTCCAACTTCACCCGCCACTCTAAACCCTGCAGCCGAGCTGGCAAAGTCTACTACCTCCGATTCCAGAGAAGCAGCACCAGCGCGCCCAGCTCTGAAGAGACAG AACGACTCAGAAAAAGGCAGACGGAGAACGAGGGGGACCTGGAGATGATGGAGAACGTCACCAACCCTCTGCACTGTCCTGTCCGACTCTATGAGTTCTACCTCTCCAGATG CCCGGAGTCTGTGAAGAAAAAGACCAACATGTTTTACCTGCAGCCGGAACAGAACGTCCACACACACAGGTCAGAGTGTCGTTATTACCCAAGCTTCGTTGTGAATACGTGTGGGCGTTGCTTCTTGAATCGGTTATGGGTgtcttgttatttttgtttctgtattttctaCAAAAGCAACACTTCAGTAAGCATTTCAGTGCTGTGTGATCAACACAAGCTAACGAGACAGGATTTCCTTgtcattttgcataatttttttgaggGGGGCTCTGGTCCCGCACTCTGA
- the LOC116325294 gene encoding zinc finger MYM-type protein 4-like isoform X1 produces MVKISEVSSEKRKSIVYLHTLGHSVRQISKKINVPSSTIQYIIRKFKNDGLITENRRRSGRPRKTKARSITHEEHMSRVFDEVMGLGDFADSSRGSNASSKSGEQDETKGVDQTSGQEEQQPMEEEEEVEEENSNCSRKEEKIDKGAGESSLPRIASPTSDPQDSFKMGSSDGGGGRGGSGAAAFDDALDGLPSFGQEEDDEDWHFALPMGTLEDVDVDKAGRKSTQQANSEAPSNTFGSEPKVGEEEEEEEEQEERAGSTGSANTFHSSQDNSRDAGVLNQTEETEDSEQEETSEAAPVEDSNTPISPSVNIKEEPIDEGYDAALLPQSSIRQIKEELEHQEEELRISSVFSVGGGNTFASPTMPAAVPAPAPTAIFIPGRGAVLQAMAPLPIRPPVPLPTSLPALTPIPPRPPQPPVPGSVRCSGCSKVLLKGQTAFQRKGSTQLFCSTVCLTGHLPLPTKNRSCFQCNREIVQPRDMITIPTDDSTFMHFCGQFCLSVFRHKKKQTDKLPDKWVDKRVERKPEKPPEKPADRQTDRPFCSVCKVSNKPIEHEVTHQGRLHRLCSDACFVTWRKIRQLAMNCCEGCGLYCNTKSGSCQTLTIERSQLNFCGPTCISTYKQTCRKTTECAYCHKTVVVSTTIMERDQKGKVQLYCSVVCVEQSRPPQHNLTGTPFPCSLCKVTAVPQYHLAMVDGTIRNFCSYTCVSIFRKSGHISQPDLTNGASSLRDPSVRDAPKPGPSAGASSVPPVPQDYPSSVPYPGNHPSHTSVPPLVPPHPAISSSPSVPGQTQAGQPLKPAEGRLGDTSKLTCHQCSKQFNTKPLLFSHQGRISVFCSKMCCEQYKTHKNILAVCEWCKQDKVIFDTIAYNQQDLVFCSENCKLLFKHDLTSRSKEHAWRPCTYCSGIAQKMLHSHYGGKLEEFCRPHCMSQYTVLYYGMGRCDSCRKQGYMTEKLQCLGSVRNFCNLPCLQQYCHLHFETSQHSSSNGTAPQTPYAPAPTQPHHSSKMNPVIADVVSLANGSATQPSVSADTTLTGALPTSNVDGKNLDHASTQTDAMRVPSSRRRQMKNKSVLCRPFTMDQESMCQLPSTESGAAGEENVKVLMVPVPVPVFIPVPMNMYSQHTPVPLPMPMPVPVPMMVPPLNKDTKDAAVQSEASLVEEETQRDESGADQNTSESGDMKSEVVAPTIPHHAETLREEEDQADLPLTQISEKNPEAADPEPETSQITTDPPASCADDQPPTSPMMDLENDFPSKSLDQKSCAPQRGVKRPREGSSGRKRGRRRTGSLERGTAMAPSAASKLNHLYGVKAWRSWVQQRNKQPQKSDPVEVKEDVLDCNSAELSFGLSCFIKEVRRPNGEPYSPDSIFYLCLGIQQHLFMMGRIENIFTDQLYNQFASEISGMLQLWKPKLLPSGGVVSSRVEESYLWECKQLGAYSPIVLLNTLLFFCTKYFHFNTVEKHQRLSFSNFTRHSKPCSRAGKVYYLRFQRSSTSAPSSEETERLRKRQTENEGDLEMMENVTNPLHCPVRLYEFYLSRCPESVKKKTNMFYLQPEQNVHTHRSECRYYPSFVVNTCGRCFLNRLWVSCYFCFCIFYKSNTSVSISVLCDQHKLTRQDFLVILHNFFEGGSGPAL; encoded by the exons CATGAGGAGCACATGTCCAGGGTGTTTGACGAGGTGATGGGGCTGGGAGACTTCGCCGACTCCTCCAGGGGCTCCAATGCATCCTCCAAGAGTGGTGAACAGGACGAGACGAAGGGAGTGGACCAAACTTCAGGACAAGAGGAGCAACAAcccatggaggaggaggaggaggtagaGGAGGAGAATAGCAACTGCAgcaggaaagaagaaaagataGACAAAGGGGCGGGCGAGTCATCACTTCCTCGCATTGCCTCGCCCACCTCTGACCCACAGGATTCTTTTAAAATGGGGAGCAGCGACGGGGGAGGTGGACGAGGAGGAAGCGGGGCGGCAGCGTTTGATGACGCGCTGGATGGCCTTCCTTCATTTGGGCAggaggaagatgatgaagaCTGGCACTTTGCCCTGCCCATGGGCACCCTGGAGGATGTAGACGTGGATAAGGCCGGCAGGAAAAGTACCCAGCAGGCGAACAGCGAAGCTCCGAGCAATACCTTCGGTTCTGAGCCAAAAgtaggggaggaggaggaagaggaggaggagcaagaAGAGAGGGCAGGGAGCACCGGTTCCGCCAACACCTTCCACTCGTCACAAGACAACAGCAGAG ATGCAGGCGTCTTGAACCAGACAGAGGAGACGGAAGACAGTGAACAGGAAGAG ACGTCAGAGGCAGCTCCGGTGGAGGACAGCAATACCCCGATCTCGCCGAGTGTGAATATAAAAGAGGAACCTATTGATGAAGGCTACGATGCTGCGTTATTGCCTCAGAGCTCCATCAGACAGATCAAAGAGGAGCTCGAACACCAGGAG GAGGAGCTGAGGATCAGCTCCGTCTTCTCCGTAGGTGGAGGCAACACCTTTGCCTCTCCTACCA TGCCAGCAGCAGTCCCAGCCCCAGCTCCGACTGCCATTTTTATCCCTGGTAGAGGAGCTGTCCTACAAGCCATGGCTCCCCTCCCCATCAGACCTCCAGTTCCACTCCCAACTTCACTACCAGCTCTGACACCAATACCGCCACGCCCACCACAACCCCCAGTTCCTGGTAGCGTTCGCTGCAGCGGCTGCTCTAAG GTTCTGCTGAAAGGTCAAACAGCTTTCCAGAGAAAAGGATCAACGCAGCTCTTCTGCTCCACCGTATGTCTGACAGGCCATCTTCCTCTGCCCACTAAAAACCGAAGCTGTTTCCAGTGCAACAG GGAGATTGTCCAGCCCAGGGACATGATCACGATCCCAACAGACGACAGCACCTTCATGCACTTTTGCGGCCAGTTCTGTTTATCCGTCTTTAGACACAAGAAGAAACAGACTGACAAGCTTCCTGACAAATGGGTCGATAAACGAGTGGAGAGAAAGCCAGAGAAGCCGCCAGAGAAACCAGCAGACCGCCAGACTGACAGACCCTTCTGTAGTGTCTGTAAAGTCTCCAACAAG CCGATTGAGCACGAGGTCACCCATCAAGGCCGCCTACACAGACTCTGCAGCGATGCTTGCTTTGTAACCTGGCGCAAGATACGTCAGTTAGCCATGAACTGCTGCGAAGGCTGCGGTCTTTACTGTAACACCAAATCAGGTTCCTGTCAGACGCTCACAATCGAAAGGTCTCAGCTCAACTTCTGTGGTCCCACCTGCATTAGCACCTACAAACAG ACCTGTAGAAAGACAACAGAGTGCGCGTACTGTCACAAGACAGTGGTCGTATCCACCACCATCATGGAACGAGACCAGAAGGGCAAAGTTCAGCTTTACTGTTCAGTGGTCTGCGTGGAACAGAGTCGACCACCTCAGCATAATCTCACTG GTACTCCATTCCCATGTTCCCTGTGTAAAGTGACCGCCGTTCCTCAGTATCACCTGGCCATGGTGGACGGCACCATACGTAACTTCTGCTCCTACACCTGTGTGTCTATCTTCAGG AAATCTGGCCACATATCCCAGCCAGACCTGACCAATGGAGCCTCTTCTCTCAGGGACCCCTCCGTCAGAGATGCCCCCAAACCGGGGCCTTCTGCCGGAGCCAGCTCAGTCCCTCCCGTCCCTCAGGATTACCCATCCTCAGTTCCCTATCCAGGCAATCATCCCAGTCATACCTCAGTGCCCCCACTAGTGCCTCCCCATCCAGCCATCTCCTCCTCCCCTTCTGTGCCGGGACAAACGCAAGCCGGTCAGCCACTGAAACCGGCAGAGGGTCGGCTAGGTGACACCTCCAAACTGACCTGTCATCAGTGCAGCAAACAGTTCAACACCAAGCCGCTATTATTCAGTCACCAG GGTCGAATTTCTGTGTTCTGCAGTAAGATGTGCTGTGAGCAGTATAAAACCCACAAAAATATCCTTGCTGTGTGCGAGTGGTGTAAGCAGGATAAGGTGATCTTTGACACCATCGCCTACAACCAGCAGGACCTGGTCTTCTGCAGTGAAA ACTGTAAGCTGCTCTTCAAGCATGACCTGACTTCTCGTAGCAAGGAGCATGCCTGGCGTCCCTGCACCTACTGCTCTGGCATTGCGCAGAAGATGCTGCACAGTCACTACGGAGGCAAGCTGGAGGAGTTCTGCAGACCGCACTGCATGTCCCAGTACACTGTACTCTACTACGGG ATGGGTCGGTGTGACAGCTGCAGGAAGCAGGGCTACATGACGGAGAAGCTGCAGTGTTTGGGTTCGGTGCGTAACTTCTGCAACCTGCCCTGCCTACAGCAGTACTGCCACCTTCACTTTGAGACGAGCCAACACAGCAGCAGTAATGGGACGGCGCCACAGACACCATATG CTCCAGCTCCAACCCAACCCCACCACTCCTCAAAGATGAATCCAGTCATAGCTGATGTCGTCTCATTGGCCAACGGCTCCGCCACGCAGCCCAGCGTGTCAGCAGATACCACTCTGACTG GAGCTCTACCAACCTCCAATGTAGACGGCAAGAATCTCGACCAC GCCAGTACCCAGACCGATGCCATGCGTGTGCCTTCATCCCGTCGACGTCAGATGAAGAACAAGTCCGTTCTGTGCAGGCCCTTCACCATGGACCAAGAGAGCATGTGCCAGCTGCCTTCCACTGAATCAGGAG cagcaggagaggagaACGTGAAGGTGTTAATGGTTCCAGTCCCAGTGCCGGTCTTTATTCCAGTGCCTATGAACATGTATTCCCAGCACACACCTGTTCCACTGCCTATGCCCATGCCT gtTCCAGTACCCATGATGGTTCCACCACTGAACAAGGACACGAAAGATGCAGCTGTCCAGTCAGAGGCGTCTTTGGTGGAGGAAGAAACTCAAAGAGATGAGTCCGGTGCAG ACCAGAACACCTCTGAGAGTGGAGACATGAAGTCTGAAGTGGTCGCTCCCACAATCCCTCATCACGCGGAAACTCTGAGGGAAGAAGAAGACCAAGCTGACCTACCACTCACTCAGATTTCAGAGAAGAATCCAGAGGCAGCTGATCCAGAGCCGGAGACGAGCCAAATCACAACCGACCCTCCTGCCAGCTGTGCCGACGATCAACCACCAACCTCCCCGATGATGGACTTGGAAAATGACTTCCCTTCTA agTCGCTGGATCAGAAGTCATGTGCTCCACAGCGAGGAGTGAAGAGACCCAGAGAGGGCTCGTCCGGCCGGAAACGG GGTCGGAGGCGGACTGGTTCTCTGGAGCGTGGCACAGCCATGGCACCTTCTGCCGCCTCCAAACTGAACCACCTGTACGGGGTTAAAGCCTGGAGAAGCTGGGTCCAGCAACGCAACAAGCAGCCACAAAAAT CCGATCCAGTTGAAGTGAAAGAAGACGTCCTTGACTGCAACTCCGCTGAGCTGAGCTTTGGTCTGTCTTGCTTCATCAAAGAAGTGCGACGGCCCAACGGAGAGCCCTACAGCCCGGACAGCATCTTCTACCTCTGTCTAGGGATACAACAG CATCTGTTTATGATGGGTCGCATAGAGAACATCTTCACCGACCAGCTGTACAATCAGTTTGCCTCCGAGATCTCTGGGATGCTTCAACTCTGGAAACCAAAACTACTACCTAGTG GTGGCGTTGTTTCCTCCCGTGTCGAGGAGTCCTACCTGTGGGAGTGTAAGCAGCTGGGCGCCTACTCACCCATAGTGTTGCTCAACACCTTGCTCTTCTTCTGCACCAAATACTTCCACTTCAACACCGTGGAGAAGCACCAGCGCCTGTCTTTTTCCAACTTCACCCGCCACTCTAAACCCTGCAGCCGAGCTGGCAAAGTCTACTACCTCCGATTCCAGAGAAGCAGCACCAGCGCGCCCAGCTCTGAAGAGACAG AACGACTCAGAAAAAGGCAGACGGAGAACGAGGGGGACCTGGAGATGATGGAGAACGTCACCAACCCTCTGCACTGTCCTGTCCGACTCTATGAGTTCTACCTCTCCAGATG CCCGGAGTCTGTGAAGAAAAAGACCAACATGTTTTACCTGCAGCCGGAACAGAACGTCCACACACACAGGTCAGAGTGTCGTTATTACCCAAGCTTCGTTGTGAATACGTGTGGGCGTTGCTTCTTGAATCGGTTATGGGTgtcttgttatttttgtttctgtattttctaCAAAAGCAACACTTCAGTAAGCATTTCAGTGCTGTGTGATCAACACAAGCTAACGAGACAGGATTTCCTTgtcattttgcataatttttttgaggGGGGCTCTGGTCCCGCACTCTGA